A single genomic interval of Aegicerativicinus sediminis harbors:
- a CDS encoding NPCBM/NEW2 domain-containing protein, which produces MKINKIQVFWLFAIVLFFLGCDEISQTDNSNFKDWAKTPPMGWNSWDCFGPSVIEDEVKANADYMAKNLKTYGWEYVVVDIRWYVDNQTTGNYNAYENSDFILDEYGRYMPSPKRFPSAANGAGFKPLADYIHNLGLKFGIHIMRGVPKEAVFNKLPIKGTEKTAADIYSADSECTWLQDNYTIGKGKQGAQEYYNSIFDMYASWGLDFVKVDDLSRPYHADEIEMIRNAIDQTGRPIVLSMSPGATPIEEYEHSAANANMWRTIDDFWDNWAQLNYSFEKCAEWAPYIQPGTWPDADMLPLGKFIRGERATDRYTKFTKDEQYTLMTLWTMFKSPLMFGGNLPDNDKFTNSLLTNEEVLDVHANSVNNKEWFNENGLIGWTADDPKTGDKLVAVFNSAGDGFVATDKLLYRSGTISKLTDGYGEQIDIKLPEGSTDLYLIVNDGGDGYSWDHANWINPIIYLSNGEFKNLTDLTWEKASAGWGTIGVNKSVSGGRLNIKGKVYENGIGTHSQSIIHYRLPENTNRFTAFSGLDSGGTVSPEGSTVEFMISTEDPTPKNEKPTPISINLKELGFEENCVIRDLWNKRNLGIFSGSEFSPTINYHGAGLYRISKKQD; this is translated from the coding sequence ATGAAAATCAATAAAATACAGGTTTTTTGGTTGTTCGCTATAGTCCTCTTTTTTTTGGGCTGTGATGAAATTTCTCAAACCGATAATTCCAATTTTAAGGACTGGGCAAAAACCCCTCCAATGGGTTGGAACAGTTGGGATTGTTTTGGTCCTTCAGTTATAGAAGATGAAGTAAAGGCCAACGCAGATTATATGGCCAAAAATCTAAAAACATATGGGTGGGAATATGTGGTTGTAGATATTCGTTGGTATGTAGACAATCAAACCACAGGTAATTACAATGCATATGAAAATTCAGATTTTATTCTTGATGAATACGGAAGATATATGCCGTCACCAAAACGTTTTCCGTCAGCTGCAAATGGTGCAGGTTTTAAACCTTTAGCGGATTACATCCATAATTTGGGGTTGAAATTTGGAATCCATATAATGCGAGGGGTGCCTAAGGAGGCTGTGTTTAATAAACTACCCATTAAAGGAACCGAAAAAACCGCTGCAGACATTTATTCTGCAGATTCTGAGTGTACTTGGCTACAAGACAATTATACAATTGGAAAGGGTAAGCAGGGTGCACAAGAATATTATAATTCCATTTTCGACATGTATGCTTCTTGGGGGTTAGATTTCGTGAAGGTAGATGACCTGTCAAGACCGTACCATGCTGATGAAATCGAAATGATTCGGAATGCAATCGATCAAACCGGTCGCCCAATTGTGCTTAGTATGTCACCAGGTGCAACCCCAATTGAGGAATACGAGCATTCTGCAGCGAATGCCAATATGTGGCGAACCATAGATGATTTTTGGGATAATTGGGCACAACTAAATTACTCTTTTGAAAAATGCGCAGAATGGGCTCCTTATATCCAACCGGGAACTTGGCCTGATGCGGATATGCTTCCTCTAGGGAAATTTATCAGAGGAGAACGAGCTACTGATCGATATACCAAATTCACCAAAGATGAGCAGTATACCTTAATGACGTTGTGGACCATGTTCAAATCTCCGCTAATGTTTGGAGGTAATTTGCCAGACAACGATAAGTTTACAAACTCACTTTTAACAAATGAGGAGGTTCTGGATGTACATGCAAATTCAGTTAATAATAAAGAATGGTTCAATGAGAATGGCCTGATAGGGTGGACAGCTGATGATCCAAAAACAGGAGACAAGCTCGTAGCGGTGTTTAATAGTGCTGGAGACGGATTTGTAGCTACAGACAAACTATTATACCGAAGCGGAACAATTTCTAAGCTTACAGATGGCTACGGAGAACAAATAGATATAAAATTACCTGAAGGTAGCACCGATTTGTATCTAATTGTAAATGATGGGGGTGATGGTTATTCCTGGGATCATGCCAATTGGATAAATCCAATCATTTATTTGAGCAACGGAGAATTTAAAAATCTTACTGACTTAACCTGGGAGAAAGCTTCAGCAGGCTGGGGTACCATAGGAGTAAATAAAAGTGTTTCAGGAGGAAGGCTAAATATAAAAGGAAAAGTTTATGAAAATGGGATTGGTACTCATTCACAATCCATCATTCATTATAGACTTCCTGAAAACACAAATCGCTTTACTGCTTTTTCTGGATTGGACTCAGGCGGAACTGTAAGTCCAGAAGGGTCGACAGTTGAATTTATGATATCAACGGAGGATCCAACTCCAAAAAATGAAAAGCCAACTCCTATTTCTATCAATTTAAAAGAATTAGGTTTTGAAGAAAACTGTGTTATAAGGGATTTGTGGAATAAAAGGAATCTGGGAATATTTTCCGGTTCGGAATTTTCTCCCACAATCAATTATCACGGTGCCGGTTTATATCGAATTTCCAAAAAACAGGATTAA
- a CDS encoding glycoside hydrolase family 43 protein yields MKKSTINLLFSALAINFYIQGQELNIKTLQDQKSKITYEWKATGNPVVTHKYTADAAALVHNDTLFIYTGEDFKGGQNGYNILNWCVFATTDMEHFWEYKIPLKASDFSWGKQNAAWASQVIERNGKFYWYTSSETTGIGVAVSDKPEGPYKDAIGKPLFTNEDSFGKEHGWRTIDPTVFIDDDNQAWIYWGNGACWVAKLNEDMISYDKDYGIKMVDIQGEMDFPFTEAPWIQKRNGYYLLSFAVGFPERIAYAIGNRPEGPYTYKGVINEIAGNSNTNHQAIINFKGQDYFIYHNGGIQTDGGSFSRSICIDKLEYNGDGTIKPIIMTTKGVSKKN; encoded by the coding sequence TTGAAAAAATCGACAATAAATCTGTTATTCTCTGCACTTGCAATAAACTTTTATATACAGGGGCAGGAATTAAATATTAAAACTCTTCAAGACCAAAAAAGCAAGATAACCTATGAATGGAAGGCAACCGGAAATCCTGTTGTTACTCATAAATATACAGCCGATGCTGCCGCTCTAGTCCATAATGATACTTTATTCATTTATACCGGGGAAGATTTTAAGGGAGGTCAAAATGGTTATAATATTTTAAACTGGTGCGTTTTTGCCACGACAGACATGGAACATTTTTGGGAATATAAAATCCCTTTGAAAGCCTCAGATTTTTCATGGGGTAAACAAAATGCAGCTTGGGCGAGCCAGGTTATTGAACGAAACGGAAAATTTTATTGGTATACCAGCTCGGAAACAACCGGAATTGGCGTGGCCGTATCTGATAAACCCGAGGGGCCTTATAAAGATGCCATTGGCAAACCGTTATTTACTAATGAGGATAGTTTTGGTAAAGAGCACGGTTGGCGCACTATAGATCCCACGGTTTTTATTGATGATGACAATCAAGCATGGATTTATTGGGGAAATGGTGCCTGTTGGGTGGCTAAACTGAATGAAGATATGATTTCATATGATAAAGATTATGGAATCAAAATGGTAGACATACAAGGAGAAATGGATTTTCCTTTTACTGAAGCGCCTTGGATTCAGAAAAGGAACGGTTACTATTTATTATCGTTTGCTGTCGGGTTCCCAGAAAGAATAGCCTATGCAATAGGTAATAGACCAGAGGGACCCTATACTTATAAGGGAGTCATTAATGAAATTGCCGGTAATAGCAATACAAACCATCAAGCAATTATAAATTTTAAGGGACAAGATTACTTTATATACCATAATGGAGGAATCCAAACAGATGGTGGAAGTTTTAGTCGTTCAATTTGCATAGATAAATTGGAATATAATGGGGACGGAACTATTAAACCAATAATAATGACAACCAAAGGTGTCAGCAAAAAGAATTAA
- a CDS encoding glycoside hydrolase family 43 protein: MLKKFVQNSVIVIGVLMSCYGCKPSKDGSAQQQDLAAYLMVYFKDDDHSLHMALSTDGYNFTDINNGKAIVGGDTIASQKGIRDPHISRGEDGAFYIVMTDLHIFGKEKGFRETQWERPIEEFDWGNNRGFVLMKSYDLIHWTHSNFLFNEGFEGFDEIGCAWAPQSIYDPLEQKMMIYFTMRMNHGLTKLYYSYANDDFTKLISEPKLLFEYPNEEIQVLDADITKMPDGRYCMMYVAQEQPIGIKMAFSESLNKGYKYNDEWIDAEPGSCEAPNVWKRNNEDKWVLMYDIYSINPHNFGFLETSDFKNFKSIGHFNEGEIKTNNFTSPKHGAVISLTKDEAVDLAKHWNYNLNIK, translated from the coding sequence ATGCTTAAAAAATTTGTCCAAAATAGCGTCATTGTAATTGGGGTTTTAATGTCTTGTTACGGATGTAAACCATCTAAAGATGGTTCGGCCCAACAACAAGATTTAGCGGCCTATCTCATGGTTTATTTCAAAGACGATGACCATAGTCTACATATGGCGTTAAGTACTGATGGTTATAATTTTACGGATATTAACAATGGCAAGGCCATTGTTGGTGGTGATACTATTGCAAGCCAAAAAGGTATTAGAGACCCACATATATCTAGAGGTGAGGATGGGGCTTTTTATATTGTAATGACCGATCTCCACATATTTGGGAAAGAAAAAGGATTTCGCGAAACACAATGGGAGCGGCCAATCGAAGAATTCGATTGGGGAAATAATAGAGGGTTTGTTCTTATGAAATCTTATGATTTAATTCATTGGACACACAGCAATTTCCTATTTAACGAGGGTTTTGAAGGTTTCGATGAAATAGGATGTGCTTGGGCTCCCCAATCCATTTATGACCCTTTGGAGCAAAAAATGATGATTTATTTTACCATGCGAATGAATCATGGTTTAACCAAACTGTATTATTCATACGCAAATGACGACTTCACCAAATTAATATCCGAGCCAAAACTGTTGTTCGAGTATCCAAATGAAGAAATCCAGGTTTTAGATGCAGATATTACAAAAATGCCTGATGGACGCTATTGTATGATGTATGTGGCGCAAGAGCAACCGATAGGAATTAAAATGGCCTTTTCAGAGAGTTTGAATAAAGGTTATAAATACAATGATGAATGGATAGATGCTGAACCAGGTTCTTGTGAGGCGCCTAATGTTTGGAAACGTAATAACGAGGACAAATGGGTGCTAATGTATGATATCTATAGTATAAACCCTCACAACTTTGGCTTCCTGGAAACTTCCGATTTTAAAAATTTTAAATCGATAGGGCATTTCAACGAAGGGGAAATTAAGACAAACAACTTCACCTCTCCCAAACACGGTGCCGTTATCTCGTTAACAAAGGATGAAGCAGTGGATTTGGCAAAACACTGGAATTATAATTTGAACATTAAATGA
- a CDS encoding family 43 glycosylhydrolase, with translation MRYININLILVALFFVMAGLSSCKSNEPKYKNYLFTYFTGNSGDEEAIRYALSSDGYHYYALNGNEPIIDSKDISSTGGVRDPHILRGEDGKTFYMVVTDMVSANGWTSNRAMVLLKSSDLINWTSSVINIPKTFPEEFGDVVRVWAPQTIFDEKTNQYMIYWSMLGSEGPDIIYYAFANEDFTGLSTVPKQLFYSPTNSACIDGDIVFKDGKYNLFFKNESEGGGIRKAISDKLTEGYVQQEGFYDQTDEAVEGSGIFKLIDSEEYILMYDLYASGKYQFTKTDDLENFKVVDEEISMNFHPRHGTIIPITENETQTLINKWGSLENDAIVGITSENIKTRNVVIDGPGKSIYLPLKPSAELSNLDLKIELVPWADSYELSSNDFSSGFQTLTLTSGENTKTYQVKAALDNNPVLDGFYADPEVLYSHKTNKYYIYPTSDGFTGWSGTYFKTFSSDDLINWADEGVILDLKKDVEWADRNAWAPAAAEKKIDGDYKYFYYFTAAQKIGVAVSDNPQGPFVDSGKPLIDKRPEGINGGQEIDPDVFTDPISGKSYLYWGNGYMAAVELNEDMVSIKENTLKILTPDQTFREGTEVFYRNGIYYFLWSEDDTRSPNYRVRYATANSPMGPLNIPENNLILEKRPDDGIYGTGHNSVIKKIGSDEWFIVYHRFNRPKGITMGDAAGFNREVCIDSLEFNEDGSIQKVEPTISGIKPIER, from the coding sequence ATGAGATACATAAATATAAATCTAATTTTGGTAGCCCTATTTTTTGTGATGGCTGGTCTAAGTTCCTGTAAATCCAATGAGCCTAAATATAAAAATTATCTATTTACATATTTCACTGGTAATTCTGGAGATGAGGAGGCTATTAGATATGCGTTAAGTTCTGATGGATATCATTATTATGCTTTAAATGGAAATGAACCTATAATTGATTCCAAGGATATAAGTTCAACAGGCGGGGTGAGAGATCCCCACATATTAAGAGGTGAAGATGGCAAAACTTTTTATATGGTCGTAACTGATATGGTTTCTGCCAATGGTTGGACCTCTAACCGGGCTATGGTACTATTAAAATCTTCCGATTTAATCAACTGGACCTCAAGTGTTATAAATATCCCCAAAACCTTTCCTGAAGAATTTGGTGATGTGGTTCGTGTTTGGGCGCCACAAACTATTTTTGATGAAAAGACTAATCAATACATGATTTATTGGTCAATGTTGGGGAGTGAAGGGCCTGATATAATTTATTATGCCTTTGCAAATGAGGATTTCACGGGTTTGTCAACCGTACCAAAACAATTATTTTATTCACCCACAAACTCGGCCTGTATAGATGGAGATATAGTATTTAAGGATGGAAAGTACAACTTGTTTTTTAAGAATGAAAGTGAAGGGGGAGGAATACGGAAAGCTATATCTGATAAATTAACAGAGGGTTATGTACAACAAGAAGGTTTCTATGATCAAACAGATGAAGCAGTTGAAGGATCTGGGATTTTTAAACTTATAGATTCGGAGGAATATATATTAATGTATGATCTCTACGCATCCGGTAAATATCAATTTACCAAGACAGACGATCTTGAAAACTTCAAAGTGGTAGATGAGGAAATTTCTATGAATTTCCATCCTCGTCATGGTACTATTATCCCAATTACAGAAAATGAAACCCAGACATTGATAAACAAATGGGGTTCGTTAGAAAACGATGCCATAGTAGGAATAACTTCTGAAAATATTAAAACTAGAAATGTTGTAATTGATGGACCGGGTAAGAGTATTTATCTTCCTTTAAAGCCGAGCGCAGAGCTTTCTAATCTAGACTTAAAAATAGAATTAGTTCCTTGGGCGGACTCTTATGAATTGTCGTCAAATGATTTTTCAAGCGGCTTTCAAACCCTAACATTGACTTCAGGAGAGAATACAAAGACTTACCAAGTTAAGGCTGCTTTGGACAACAACCCTGTACTGGATGGGTTTTATGCGGATCCAGAAGTACTGTATTCCCATAAAACAAATAAATACTATATCTATCCTACCAGCGATGGTTTTACCGGTTGGTCGGGTACCTATTTTAAAACCTTTTCCTCAGATGACCTTATAAATTGGGCTGACGAAGGGGTAATTCTCGATTTGAAAAAGGATGTTGAATGGGCGGACCGCAATGCATGGGCACCTGCAGCAGCTGAGAAAAAGATAGATGGTGATTACAAATATTTTTATTATTTCACTGCAGCACAGAAAATAGGCGTAGCTGTATCTGATAATCCTCAAGGACCCTTTGTGGATTCCGGAAAACCCTTAATCGACAAAAGGCCAGAGGGTATAAATGGCGGACAAGAAATCGACCCAGATGTTTTTACGGATCCGATTTCAGGTAAAAGTTATTTGTATTGGGGAAATGGCTATATGGCTGCGGTGGAACTTAATGAGGATATGGTTTCTATTAAAGAAAACACCTTGAAAATATTAACCCCTGACCAAACTTTTCGGGAAGGAACGGAAGTGTTCTATAGAAATGGAATCTATTATTTCCTATGGTCTGAAGACGATACAAGAAGCCCTAATTATCGAGTGCGTTATGCAACGGCCAATTCTCCCATGGGACCTTTAAACATTCCAGAAAATAATTTAATACTAGAGAAAAGACCTGATGACGGCATTTATGGTACAGGCCATAATTCAGTAATAAAAAAGATTGGTAGCGACGAATGGTTTATTGTTTACCATCGTTTTAATCGCCCCAAAGGTATTACCATGGGGGATGCGGCAGGTTTTAATAGGGAGGTATGTATTGATAGTTTAGAGTTTAATGAAGACGGGAGTATCCAAAAGGTTGAGCCAACCATTTCGGGAATTAAACCTATTGAGAGATAA
- a CDS encoding sugar-binding domain-containing protein yields MKKILIILSLLVYINSFGQISFGNPEKINDDWKFILQDNPDYKSLVLDVSDWETVDVPYDWSIKGQLDSTLASCTGYLPGGIGWFRKTIEIPLDKSKEKVYLYFEGVYNRSEVFVNGESIGARPNGYMSFAFDATPYVKFGEENTIAVRVDHSQSADSRWYPGSGIYRNVWLVYSNPVHIKQWGVFAYPEITENQGILNLEVSIDNETDTSAEVEIVNRLVNSQGKIVASGSNNIEVLPNESNKIQTSLAVSDPQLWDLTHPNLYQLETVVLREGKEIDRNTTQTGFRTFTFDPNKGFALNGEFMKMKGVCLHHDLGVLGSAFYPEVWRSRLQTLKEIGVNAIRTSHNPQAPEFYGLCDEIGLLVLNEAYDEWEFPKRKWLKGWNVGKPGYEGSYDIFADWSEKDLEDLVRRDRNHLSVFAWSIGNEVDYPNDPYSHPVLDGGGDTGFTQAVYGGFKKDAPKAERLGGISKRLVSAVKKHDNSRPTTAGLAGVTMSNATDYPGALDITGYNYTENRYTQDHEKYPNRVIFGSETRHDYDAWLAVKNNDYIFGQFLWTGMDYLGESREWPSRGFYSGLIDFMGRIKPMGYLRQSLWAKEPMIYIGTHKASEKSGNEYYSDDWSNWNYNKDELIKVVCYTNTAKAKLVLNGKEVGQVQNYNEETGYMSWNVPFQPGKLEAIGLDENNKEQSRCVINTSDQPHALELKQVGQEITKGGEVAQIKIQVVDKNGILVDKAKNEIKCTITGPGELLGMEAGNNSDMGDYTDNVQQVYHGELVTYIKAKKDSGAIKIRFTSPGLQPVEKIVNLN; encoded by the coding sequence ATGAAGAAAATTCTAATTATTCTTTCTCTTTTAGTCTACATCAATTCGTTTGGTCAAATTTCATTTGGAAACCCTGAGAAAATCAATGATGATTGGAAGTTTATCCTTCAAGATAATCCTGATTATAAAAGCCTGGTTTTAGATGTATCAGATTGGGAAACCGTTGACGTGCCCTATGATTGGAGTATTAAAGGACAATTAGACTCAACGCTAGCCAGTTGTACTGGATATTTACCTGGGGGAATTGGTTGGTTTCGAAAAACCATAGAAATACCATTAGATAAAAGTAAGGAGAAAGTCTACCTGTATTTTGAAGGTGTGTATAACCGAAGTGAGGTGTTTGTAAATGGCGAATCTATTGGTGCGCGTCCAAATGGTTATATGTCATTTGCTTTTGATGCTACCCCTTATGTAAAATTCGGTGAAGAAAATACCATTGCAGTTCGAGTAGATCATAGTCAATCAGCAGATTCCCGCTGGTATCCAGGCTCTGGAATTTACCGAAATGTCTGGTTAGTTTATTCAAATCCCGTTCATATAAAACAATGGGGTGTATTCGCATATCCTGAAATAACGGAAAATCAGGGAATATTAAACCTTGAAGTATCGATTGATAATGAAACAGATACTTCTGCAGAAGTGGAAATAGTAAACAGATTGGTTAATAGTCAAGGAAAAATAGTGGCTAGTGGATCAAATAATATTGAGGTTCTGCCAAATGAATCGAATAAAATTCAAACGAGTCTTGCGGTATCCGATCCACAATTATGGGATTTAACTCATCCAAATTTGTATCAACTAGAAACGGTTGTTCTTAGAGAGGGTAAGGAGATTGATCGCAACACTACCCAGACTGGTTTTAGGACTTTTACTTTCGACCCAAATAAAGGATTCGCCCTTAATGGAGAATTTATGAAAATGAAGGGTGTTTGCCTACATCATGATTTGGGAGTTCTAGGATCCGCATTCTATCCTGAAGTTTGGAGGAGTAGATTACAAACCCTAAAAGAAATTGGCGTTAATGCGATTCGCACGAGTCATAATCCACAAGCCCCAGAATTTTATGGGCTTTGTGACGAAATTGGATTGTTGGTTTTAAATGAAGCCTATGACGAATGGGAATTTCCAAAACGGAAATGGTTGAAGGGATGGAATGTTGGCAAACCCGGTTATGAAGGCAGCTACGATATTTTTGCGGATTGGTCTGAGAAAGATTTAGAAGACCTGGTTCGTAGGGATAGAAATCACTTGTCTGTTTTTGCCTGGAGTATTGGCAATGAAGTTGATTACCCCAACGATCCTTATTCGCATCCTGTATTAGATGGAGGTGGTGATACCGGTTTTACTCAAGCAGTTTACGGTGGTTTCAAAAAGGATGCCCCCAAGGCTGAGCGATTAGGTGGCATATCTAAGCGATTGGTTTCAGCTGTAAAAAAGCACGATAACTCTCGCCCAACAACTGCTGGATTAGCGGGTGTAACAATGTCTAACGCAACAGATTATCCAGGTGCCTTAGATATTACAGGTTATAATTATACTGAAAACCGGTATACCCAGGACCACGAAAAGTATCCAAATAGAGTCATTTTTGGCAGTGAAACTCGCCATGATTATGATGCTTGGTTAGCAGTAAAAAATAACGACTATATATTCGGGCAATTCTTATGGACGGGTATGGATTACCTAGGTGAATCAAGAGAATGGCCCTCAAGGGGGTTTTACTCAGGGCTAATCGATTTTATGGGGCGCATAAAACCAATGGGCTATCTAAGACAGTCTTTATGGGCTAAAGAACCCATGATTTATATCGGTACCCATAAAGCGTCCGAGAAGTCTGGTAATGAATACTATTCAGACGATTGGTCTAATTGGAATTACAATAAGGATGAATTAATTAAAGTGGTTTGTTATACCAATACCGCTAAAGCGAAACTTGTTTTGAACGGAAAAGAAGTAGGACAGGTTCAAAATTATAATGAGGAGACAGGTTATATGTCTTGGAATGTTCCATTTCAACCTGGAAAACTTGAAGCTATTGGTCTCGATGAAAATAACAAAGAACAATCCCGTTGTGTCATAAACACATCCGATCAGCCTCATGCACTTGAACTTAAACAAGTGGGTCAGGAAATAACCAAGGGTGGTGAAGTTGCTCAAATAAAGATACAGGTGGTAGATAAAAATGGAATTTTGGTTGATAAGGCAAAAAATGAAATAAAATGTACTATAACAGGTCCGGGGGAACTTTTAGGCATGGAAGCGGGAAATAATTCAGATATGGGAGACTACACGGATAATGTTCAACAAGTATATCATGGAGAATTAGTTACCTATATAAAGGCCAAGAAAGATTCAGGAGCTATTAAGATTAGGTTTACAAGTCCTGGTTTGCAACCTGTTGAAAAAATTGTAAACTTAAATTAA